The Streptomyces sp. NBC_00224 genome has a window encoding:
- a CDS encoding response regulator transcription factor, with product MYLRCLLVDDSARFLEAAWTLLERQGVTVVGAASTGAEAYPLAARLVPDVILLDIGLLHESGFDVAAQLARTTSAAVILISTHSLEDFEELISESPARGFVPKSALSATAIREVLGAS from the coding sequence ATGTACCTGCGCTGCCTGCTCGTCGATGACAGTGCCCGGTTCCTGGAGGCCGCGTGGACCCTTCTCGAACGTCAAGGGGTCACAGTGGTCGGCGCCGCCTCGACGGGCGCGGAGGCATACCCGCTGGCCGCGCGACTGGTCCCGGATGTGATCCTGCTCGACATCGGACTCCTCCACGAGAGCGGCTTCGACGTCGCGGCCCAGCTGGCGCGCACGACCTCCGCGGCCGTCATCCTGATCTCCACGCACTCGCTGGAGGACTTCGAGGAGCTGATCTCGGAGAGTCCCGCACGTGGCTTCGTGCCCAAGTCGGCCCTGTCGGCGACGGCGATCCGTGAGGTCCTTGGCGCGAGTTGA
- a CDS encoding GAF domain-containing sensor histidine kinase — translation MEGAESSDIHGEMLREQDDMLRELAATLGSLRRVAMLIARGRPPEAVFAAVAREALRYLGDGSVSMFRYEPDGTTTLLAQEGIKLAPGVRVGEHKPSGPSAGLTATVLRTGRPARIDDYQEAPGVGPYLLTGLRSAVAMPVHVQGRLWGTIAVGSAERLLPCDTERRMADLTDLVAIAVANAQGRADLIASRARLVTASDDIRRRIERDLHDGVQQRLVAVVYRLRVGMEAVGEPDAVRIEIDDVATELMGVLDDLRELSRGIHPAILSRGGLRPALRALARRSPVPAKMDVRIRGRLPEPVEVGAYYVVSEALANAAKHAQAAGVEVSVRTVGDLLHVTVRDDGVGGAEPMRGSGLRGLKDRVEALGGTFTVDSPAGRGTTLSCALPLELGGGPGT, via the coding sequence ATGGAAGGCGCCGAGAGCAGTGACATCCACGGCGAGATGCTGCGCGAACAGGACGACATGCTGCGCGAACTCGCCGCGACACTGGGGTCGTTGCGGCGCGTGGCCATGCTCATCGCGCGGGGCCGGCCGCCCGAGGCGGTGTTCGCCGCTGTGGCCAGAGAGGCCCTGCGGTACCTCGGCGACGGCTCGGTCAGCATGTTCCGGTACGAACCCGACGGCACGACCACGCTCCTCGCCCAGGAAGGCATAAAACTGGCGCCCGGCGTACGGGTCGGCGAGCACAAGCCGTCCGGCCCGTCGGCCGGGCTCACCGCGACCGTCCTGCGCACCGGACGTCCCGCCCGCATCGACGACTACCAAGAGGCGCCGGGCGTGGGGCCCTACCTCCTCACGGGGCTGCGGTCCGCCGTCGCGATGCCCGTCCACGTACAAGGACGGCTGTGGGGGACGATCGCCGTCGGGTCCGCGGAGAGGCTGCTTCCGTGCGATACGGAGCGGCGCATGGCGGACCTCACGGACCTGGTCGCGATCGCCGTGGCCAACGCGCAGGGCAGGGCCGACCTCATCGCCTCCCGGGCACGACTCGTCACCGCGTCGGACGACATCCGCCGGCGCATCGAACGCGACCTGCACGACGGCGTGCAGCAACGCCTTGTCGCGGTGGTCTACCGGCTGCGGGTGGGGATGGAGGCAGTCGGCGAGCCCGACGCGGTCCGCATCGAGATCGACGACGTCGCCACGGAGCTGATGGGCGTCCTCGACGACCTGCGGGAACTGTCCCGCGGCATTCACCCGGCGATCCTGTCCCGGGGCGGCCTGCGCCCGGCGTTGCGTGCGCTGGCACGACGCTCGCCCGTCCCCGCGAAGATGGACGTCCGTATCCGTGGCCGGCTTCCGGAGCCCGTCGAAGTGGGCGCCTACTACGTCGTCTCGGAGGCCCTCGCCAACGCGGCGAAGCACGCCCAGGCCGCGGGGGTCGAGGTGTCCGTCCGGACGGTCGGCGACCTCTTGCACGTGACTGTACGTGACGACGGCGTCGGCGGGGCCGAACCCATGCGCGGCTCGGGACTGCGAGGGCTCAAGGACCGGGTCGAGGCACTGGGCGGAACGTTCACCGTGGACAGCCCGGCGGGCCGGGGGACAACGTTGTCCTGCGCGTTGCCGCTTGAGCTCGGCGGCGGGCCCGGGACCTGA
- a CDS encoding SGNH/GDSL hydrolase family protein gives MRERRTAVAIAVLTACATLAAGGWNATAAPAARPVSPPPAKDTSANGPAYRAWTTLGDAEGFHLLVTDPRHQGSWRTAATLSEPGFETDRWIGNACVTAFGRRAVVAYAPRTFTNKPDLMSRGAFTAVVELTTGKITKLPVQASLAYFSPGCGTGETALLSQFSDERMAGNATRLVAVDTTSGRTEAPLKLAGQVTSAVPYDGDAVAADGNRLVRISLHGSDRGRRTPVALTSSVPFQLRVDRDGGIVYLDRPTTTARAAVASGAVMRISAEGVRNAAALRAARESVRPQELATGALTAMDLTATPDGTVVVTGKTSAGRDRLPDAVRRPSGVLKGATVSLDGRAVVTSVGWADQPGAPTLTGPQPSPGAHAARIGLHDLVSGADSTMEAAPGAAPAEAAGTTRSPALSAPRGGASRRGLAADPHNPVEEERTCAVPRGDPKLQAFQPTPRQVEWAVDQAISNNLNKHVSRPAGWKGLSIGAYRPQDLFPRLALDGGGQIPAQVMLGITAQESNMWQATRFAVPGVTANPLIGNYYGTSYNSDGQVPDPWGIDWSKSDCGYGITQVTDGMRKADTSLNDLQQRAVAVDYTANIAAGVNILAEKWNQTRKAGLTVAGGNPSYLESWFLALWAYNSGFYPQSSAPQNHGKWGVGFTNNPANPLWKANRTPFLENEDGLDDYSHAAHPQDWPYQEKVLGWAARPISALFKPGDMQPGYRAAWWSTSVDRTAMKPPEDLFCDSSNECDPSKIGPNDANKPGQGTCTREDLYCWWNAPISTSKWKNCNLNVCGNAVHRFNDTYPEQADANSYPPRCGTGLPAGALVVDDIPNGMRPAGSDNRGCGTVLSDGTFQFDFAASGDQYPGKIDTHQIGAGSANHFWFTHTRQGTDGARLATTGTWRLGQVLNGWTRVFVHVPDHGAHTQQAKYEIDTGTGEFTRTRYINQKIKANTWVSLGVYEVHGIPRVRLGSQTADGTGSEDVAWDAAAFQPLPGKPQHIVAVLGDSYTSGEGAGDYLPESNADHGEKGWNACRRSKNAWSRKLQLPGTSASLGTLADTWNPQAELGFVACSGAMTQNVGDRPFLPDRQSFGEGQFHEINQVNSGVLSQDTTLVMLTLGGNDDNGFADAMLDCSGIGKNCNDDDGFLPKYKGIIDNSMIPNLETVLTDIKSRAGNAQIVLMGYPELLSRTEKCAGSFYYMMPEVKALAELVNYADAKQRALTDRLRAGGTHIAYADPVQSFVGHSGCDDPEWINKVVIGPNGDGDFHQGDPVTKAGKQCTTDWLPEACISRESFHPKSAGTTGYAAVMRTALDATGYRGG, from the coding sequence ATGAGGGAGCGGCGGACGGCCGTCGCCATCGCCGTCCTGACGGCCTGTGCCACTCTCGCCGCCGGGGGCTGGAACGCCACCGCGGCACCTGCCGCCCGTCCCGTCTCCCCGCCTCCGGCCAAGGACACCTCCGCGAACGGCCCTGCCTACCGCGCCTGGACCACCCTGGGCGACGCCGAAGGATTTCACCTCCTCGTCACCGACCCGCGCCACCAGGGGAGTTGGCGCACCGCGGCCACCTTGTCCGAGCCCGGCTTCGAGACCGACCGCTGGATCGGCAATGCCTGTGTGACGGCCTTCGGCCGACGTGCCGTGGTCGCCTACGCGCCCCGTACGTTCACCAACAAGCCGGACCTCATGAGCCGCGGCGCGTTCACCGCCGTGGTGGAGCTGACCACCGGCAAGATCACCAAGCTCCCGGTGCAGGCGAGTCTCGCCTACTTCTCACCGGGCTGCGGCACGGGAGAAACCGCACTGCTGTCGCAGTTCAGCGACGAGCGGATGGCCGGCAACGCGACCCGGCTGGTCGCGGTCGACACCACCTCGGGCCGGACCGAGGCCCCGCTCAAGCTCGCGGGACAGGTCACCTCCGCCGTCCCGTACGACGGCGATGCCGTGGCGGCCGACGGCAATCGGCTGGTCAGAATCTCCCTGCACGGGTCCGACCGGGGGCGGCGCACCCCCGTCGCCCTCACCTCCTCGGTGCCCTTCCAACTGCGCGTGGACCGGGACGGCGGGATCGTCTATCTGGACCGCCCCACGACGACGGCGCGAGCGGCCGTGGCGTCCGGCGCGGTCATGCGGATCTCCGCCGAGGGCGTCCGCAACGCCGCCGCACTCCGTGCGGCACGTGAGTCCGTACGTCCGCAGGAGCTCGCCACCGGAGCACTGACCGCGATGGACCTGACCGCCACGCCGGACGGGACCGTCGTCGTCACCGGGAAGACCTCGGCCGGACGCGACCGGCTGCCGGACGCCGTACGACGTCCCTCGGGTGTGCTCAAGGGCGCCACGGTTTCGCTGGACGGCCGGGCGGTGGTCACCTCCGTCGGTTGGGCCGATCAGCCGGGTGCCCCGACGCTGACCGGCCCGCAGCCGTCCCCGGGCGCGCACGCGGCACGCATCGGCCTGCACGACCTCGTCTCGGGGGCCGACAGCACCATGGAGGCGGCGCCGGGAGCGGCGCCCGCCGAGGCGGCGGGCACCACCCGCTCGCCCGCGCTGTCCGCACCTCGTGGCGGGGCCTCCCGCCGGGGCCTCGCGGCCGATCCGCACAACCCGGTGGAGGAGGAGCGCACCTGCGCGGTCCCGCGCGGCGACCCCAAGCTGCAGGCCTTCCAACCCACTCCGCGCCAGGTCGAGTGGGCCGTGGACCAGGCCATCAGCAACAACCTCAACAAGCACGTGTCCCGCCCGGCGGGCTGGAAGGGCCTGTCGATCGGCGCCTACCGCCCGCAGGACCTCTTCCCCCGCCTGGCACTCGACGGCGGCGGCCAGATCCCGGCGCAGGTGATGCTCGGCATCACCGCCCAGGAGTCCAACATGTGGCAGGCGACCCGCTTCGCGGTTCCCGGCGTCACGGCGAACCCTCTCATCGGCAACTACTACGGCACGTCGTACAACTCCGACGGCCAGGTCCCCGACCCCTGGGGCATCGACTGGAGCAAGTCCGACTGCGGCTACGGCATCACCCAGGTGACCGACGGCATGCGCAAGGCCGACACCTCGCTGAACGACCTCCAGCAGCGGGCCGTGGCGGTCGACTACACCGCCAACATCGCCGCCGGGGTGAACATCCTCGCCGAGAAGTGGAACCAGACCCGGAAGGCCGGACTCACCGTCGCGGGCGGCAACCCGAGCTATCTGGAGAGCTGGTTCCTCGCGCTGTGGGCCTACAACTCGGGTTTCTACCCGCAGTCCTCGGCCCCGCAGAACCACGGCAAGTGGGGCGTGGGCTTCACCAACAACCCCGCCAACCCGCTGTGGAAGGCCAACCGCACGCCCTTCCTGGAGAACGAGGACGGGCTCGACGACTACTCGCACGCGGCGCATCCGCAGGACTGGCCGTATCAGGAGAAGGTCCTGGGCTGGGCCGCGCGCCCCATCTCAGCGCTGTTCAAGCCGGGTGACATGCAGCCCGGCTACCGGGCCGCCTGGTGGTCGACGAGCGTCGACCGCACCGCGATGAAGCCGCCGGAGGACCTGTTCTGCGACAGCTCCAACGAGTGCGACCCCAGCAAGATCGGCCCGAACGACGCCAACAAGCCGGGCCAGGGCACCTGCACCCGTGAGGACCTCTACTGCTGGTGGAACGCGCCGATCAGCACCAGCAAGTGGAAGAACTGCAACCTCAACGTCTGCGGCAACGCGGTCCACCGCTTCAACGACACCTATCCCGAGCAGGCCGACGCCAACTCCTACCCGCCCCGCTGCGGAACCGGCCTGCCCGCCGGGGCACTCGTCGTCGACGACATCCCCAACGGCATGCGCCCGGCCGGCTCCGACAACCGCGGCTGCGGCACCGTCCTGTCGGACGGCACCTTCCAGTTCGACTTCGCGGCGTCGGGCGACCAGTACCCCGGGAAGATCGACACCCATCAGATCGGAGCGGGCTCCGCCAACCACTTCTGGTTCACCCACACCCGGCAGGGCACCGACGGCGCCCGCCTCGCAACCACCGGCACCTGGCGACTGGGCCAAGTGCTGAACGGCTGGACCCGTGTATTCGTCCACGTCCCCGACCACGGGGCCCACACCCAGCAGGCCAAGTACGAGATCGACACCGGCACCGGCGAGTTCACCAGGACCCGGTACATCAACCAGAAGATCAAGGCGAACACCTGGGTCTCGCTGGGTGTGTACGAGGTGCACGGCATCCCCCGGGTACGGCTCGGCAGCCAGACCGCCGACGGGACCGGCAGCGAGGACGTGGCCTGGGACGCGGCAGCTTTCCAGCCGCTGCCGGGCAAACCTCAGCACATCGTGGCGGTGCTCGGCGACTCGTACACCTCCGGCGAAGGAGCGGGCGACTACCTGCCCGAGTCCAACGCCGACCACGGCGAGAAGGGCTGGAACGCCTGCCGCCGCAGCAAGAACGCCTGGAGCCGCAAACTGCAACTGCCCGGCACCTCGGCCTCGCTCGGCACGCTGGCGGACACCTGGAACCCGCAGGCCGAACTCGGCTTCGTGGCCTGCTCCGGGGCGATGACACAGAACGTCGGGGACAGGCCCTTCCTGCCCGACCGGCAGTCCTTCGGCGAAGGCCAGTTCCACGAGATCAACCAGGTGAACTCCGGTGTGCTGTCGCAGGACACCACGCTGGTCATGCTGACTCTCGGCGGCAACGACGACAACGGGTTCGCCGACGCCATGCTGGACTGCTCCGGGATAGGCAAGAACTGCAATGACGACGACGGCTTCCTGCCCAAGTACAAGGGCATCATCGACAACTCGATGATCCCCAACCTGGAGACCGTCCTGACCGACATCAAGAGCAGAGCGGGCAACGCCCAGATCGTCCTCATGGGCTACCCGGAGCTGCTCAGCCGCACCGAGAAGTGCGCGGGCTCCTTCTACTACATGATGCCCGAGGTGAAGGCGCTCGCCGAGCTCGTCAACTACGCCGACGCCAAGCAGCGGGCGCTGACGGACCGGCTGCGGGCGGGTGGCACGCACATCGCCTACGCCGATCCGGTGCAGTCGTTCGTCGGGCACAGCGGCTGCGACGACCCCGAGTGGATCAACAAGGTCGTCATCGGGCCCAACGGCGACGGCGACTTCCACCAGGGCGACCCGGTCACCAAGGCCGGCAAGCAGTGCACCACGGACTGGCTGCCCGAGGCGTGCATCAGCCGGGAGTCCTTCCACCCCAAGTCCGCCGGCACCACGGGCTACGCTGCCGTGATGCGCACGGCCCTGGACGCCACCGGTTACCGCGGCGGCTGA
- a CDS encoding M14 family metallopeptidase produces the protein MSYLNTTEVESAVTSLATAFPSACDLIDLPEPSVEGRAGHALRIGTGPAGTHDSVVLIGGVHAREWGSCEILVHLAADLLEAGAEGAGLAYGGKTYTAAQVRSVLDNLDVVVFPLVNPDGRHYSQTVDPMWRKNRNPANSGGDPTRIGVDINRNYDFLFDFATAFDPTAGVRVSDDPGDIQVYQGPSPFSEPETRNVRWLLDAFPRTRWFVDVHSYSEDMLFVWGDDENQSLDPAKNFGNAAFDGKRGVAGDLAYAEFIPKGDSDDSAVLAEQFCKGLHGVRGSTYSPMSAFYLYPTSGTSDDYAYSRHIVDPHKGKIFGFTIEWGKSFQPPWSEMKRIILDVNSGLVQFCLATLP, from the coding sequence ATGTCGTACTTGAACACCACCGAGGTCGAGTCCGCCGTGACCAGCCTGGCCACCGCCTTCCCGTCCGCCTGCGACCTGATCGACCTGCCCGAGCCGTCCGTGGAGGGCCGGGCCGGTCACGCCCTGCGGATCGGCACCGGCCCCGCCGGTACCCACGACAGCGTCGTCCTCATCGGCGGCGTGCACGCCCGCGAGTGGGGCAGCTGCGAGATCCTCGTACACCTCGCGGCCGACCTCCTGGAGGCCGGCGCCGAGGGTGCCGGGCTCGCCTACGGCGGCAAGACCTACACCGCCGCCCAGGTACGGAGCGTCCTCGACAACCTCGACGTCGTCGTCTTCCCGCTCGTCAACCCCGACGGCCGCCACTACAGTCAGACCGTCGACCCGATGTGGCGCAAGAACCGCAACCCGGCCAACTCCGGTGGCGACCCCACCCGTATCGGCGTCGACATCAACCGCAACTACGACTTCCTCTTCGACTTCGCCACCGCCTTCGACCCGACCGCCGGAGTGCGGGTCTCCGACGACCCGGGCGACATCCAGGTGTACCAGGGCCCCAGCCCCTTCTCGGAACCCGAGACCCGCAACGTCCGCTGGCTGCTCGACGCCTTCCCGCGGACCCGCTGGTTCGTCGATGTGCACAGCTACTCCGAGGACATGCTCTTCGTGTGGGGCGACGACGAGAACCAGTCGCTCGACCCGGCCAAGAACTTCGGCAACGCCGCCTTCGACGGCAAACGCGGAGTGGCCGGTGACCTGGCGTACGCGGAGTTCATCCCGAAGGGCGACTCAGACGACAGCGCCGTACTCGCCGAGCAGTTCTGCAAAGGCCTGCACGGCGTACGCGGCAGTACCTACAGCCCGATGTCGGCCTTCTACCTGTACCCGACCAGCGGCACCAGCGACGACTACGCCTACTCCCGGCACATCGTCGACCCCCACAAGGGCAAGATCTTCGGCTTCACCATCGAGTGGGGCAAGAGCTTCCAGCCGCCGTGGTCGGAGATGAAGCGGATCATTCTGGACGTGAACTCCGGGCTCGTACAGTTCTGCCTCGCCACGCTTCCGTAG
- a CDS encoding DinB family protein, with translation MPQLGESHMPVSGQHVRQAVAYCVDVLEGVPAAQWHDRAGGLEWTRWETLEHLADDLLTYALRFGLAQPIAVPRVPLRISSDRPDGPANVIFGDREAGPRGLLTVVEACGGLLAAIVDTADATTLAPHVFGASDPEGFAAMGIVETLVHTHDIAQSLSRFSEPPQDLSERVLARLFPDVSVIDTPWSTLLWATGRIETPGRPRRTNWRWYGAPLGRS, from the coding sequence ATGCCACAACTCGGGGAATCGCACATGCCGGTGAGCGGGCAGCACGTGCGCCAGGCCGTTGCCTACTGCGTCGACGTCCTCGAAGGCGTCCCGGCTGCCCAATGGCACGACCGGGCCGGCGGCTTGGAGTGGACGCGCTGGGAGACCCTTGAGCACCTCGCGGACGACCTGCTCACGTACGCGCTGCGGTTCGGGCTCGCGCAGCCCATCGCCGTACCGCGCGTCCCGCTGCGTATCTCCAGCGATCGACCGGACGGCCCGGCCAACGTCATCTTCGGGGACCGCGAGGCAGGACCCAGGGGACTCCTGACCGTCGTGGAAGCCTGCGGCGGACTGCTCGCGGCCATCGTCGACACCGCCGACGCAACCACCTTGGCCCCGCACGTCTTCGGCGCCTCCGACCCGGAGGGCTTCGCAGCGATGGGTATCGTCGAGACCCTCGTCCACACCCACGACATCGCCCAAAGCCTGAGCCGCTTCTCGGAGCCCCCGCAGGATCTGAGTGAGCGAGTCCTCGCGCGACTGTTTCCCGACGTCTCCGTCATCGACACCCCGTGGTCGACTCTTCTGTGGGCCACCGGACGCATCGAGACACCTGGCCGCCCCCGCCGGACGAACTGGCGCTGGTACGGCGCACCGCTTGGCCGCAGCTGA
- a CDS encoding nuclear transport factor 2 family protein, producing the protein MSIAAPATTRTVVEELLHRIGEGHPERIAAMYAERGDWKLDWPEAEHGRTATPWIRHRSTRADAAAHYRELAEHHVPGQAATEIERILVDGRDAVVLGEIRQTARFTGRAYRARFALHLTVEDGLVTRHHVYEDSLAVAQAFDTRGTEAT; encoded by the coding sequence GTGTCCATAGCCGCACCCGCAACTACCCGTACTGTCGTGGAGGAGCTGTTGCACCGCATCGGCGAGGGCCATCCCGAGCGCATCGCTGCGATGTACGCCGAGCGGGGCGACTGGAAGCTGGACTGGCCGGAGGCCGAGCACGGGCGGACCGCCACCCCATGGATCCGTCACCGCTCCACCCGTGCCGATGCCGCCGCCCACTACCGCGAGCTTGCCGAGCACCATGTGCCTGGGCAGGCAGCGACCGAGATCGAGCGCATCCTCGTCGATGGCCGCGACGCAGTCGTGCTCGGCGAGATCCGTCAGACCGCCCGCTTCACCGGACGCGCTTATCGCGCGCGGTTCGCGTTGCACCTCACCGTCGAAGACGGCCTTGTCACCCGTCACCATGTCTACGAAGACAGCCTTGCCGTCGCCCAGGCGTTCGACACGAGGGGCACCGAAGCCACGTGA
- a CDS encoding ETX/MTX2 family pore-forming toxin: MKLSIRKRGFARFVVPVTAIAALAALAAPGDASAAAHSAPAYPADLDSLLNDLVRYGDSATTNGERQYASVWDNRHWTYQWGRSNIPTTSHVSTRNDASGVTFSNLQVTPDGEATTSPGATWYVGSSFLTNKTDREMTLTTQSFSKTVTDTLSTAVTKQFSTSHKVSGQVNVGNFFSGSDEFTATWTWGETDTKTESEQETYKAKSQSVPVPPHTTAVVKVVLKQTKSTGAVKLEGDLDGSFTRSLIRTDCNDSGACAPGHVVRSSTESVYDTALAAVPLPPGIYLSGHHTVAVPGLGTYTAENGSQFGVEVSYAPQQSAPAPGASAPAPAALHSYSYTVPVQKAAAPPR, from the coding sequence GTGAAGTTGTCCATACGCAAGAGGGGCTTCGCCCGTTTCGTGGTGCCGGTTACCGCCATCGCGGCCCTCGCCGCCTTGGCGGCGCCCGGCGATGCCTCCGCCGCCGCCCACAGTGCTCCGGCGTACCCCGCCGACCTCGACAGCCTGCTCAACGACCTCGTGCGGTACGGCGATTCCGCCACCACGAACGGTGAGCGGCAGTACGCGTCCGTGTGGGACAACCGTCACTGGACGTACCAGTGGGGCCGGAGCAACATTCCGACGACCAGCCATGTGTCGACCCGCAACGACGCCTCGGGTGTCACCTTCTCCAACCTTCAGGTGACTCCGGACGGTGAGGCGACCACGAGCCCCGGGGCCACCTGGTACGTGGGCAGCTCTTTCCTGACGAACAAAACCGACAGGGAGATGACGCTGACGACCCAGAGCTTCAGCAAGACGGTGACGGACACCCTGTCAACCGCGGTCACCAAGCAGTTCTCCACATCCCACAAGGTATCGGGGCAGGTGAATGTCGGTAACTTCTTCAGCGGCAGCGACGAGTTCACCGCCACATGGACCTGGGGTGAGACCGACACCAAGACGGAATCCGAGCAGGAGACCTACAAAGCGAAGTCCCAGTCGGTCCCGGTGCCGCCGCACACCACCGCCGTCGTCAAGGTCGTGCTCAAGCAGACGAAGAGCACGGGCGCGGTGAAGCTGGAGGGCGACCTGGACGGAAGCTTCACCAGGTCCTTGATCCGTACGGACTGCAACGACAGCGGTGCCTGTGCCCCCGGCCACGTTGTCCGAAGCAGTACGGAATCGGTGTACGACACGGCCCTGGCCGCCGTTCCGCTGCCGCCGGGCATCTACCTCAGCGGCCATCACACGGTCGCGGTTCCGGGCCTGGGCACCTATACCGCCGAGAACGGCTCGCAGTTCGGCGTCGAGGTCAGCTACGCGCCGCAGCAGTCGGCTCCGGCCCCTGGCGCATCGGCCCCGGCCCCCGCCGCATTGCACTCGTACTCCTACACGGTGCCTGTTCAGAAGGCTGCCGCACCTCCTCGGTGA
- a CDS encoding serine protease, with protein MLLPTSALAAEPESITTHSGATTEQERSRIDTYWTPTRMKLAGALVPEITPVPEDDNTPDDPHPLPANTLDPGATWTHGGAVNKSVGRLFFTFSDGYDGSCTATVVNSANRSTIITAAHCLRGVGAPAADGTWNRNLYFVPGYRNGTKPLGGFSIKNMATSSRWDADPSKTTSDDVAVAGHDTGILVANPSAGGRRIADVTGSQKIAFTKPAKDEFIHTFGYPKDRLNDPSATYTGSRMIHCAGPAQPGPKAPLLWGEPCDMSHGASGGPHLAQFDTQSGTGTVVGVTTTSDELAGGQANTLYATRLGDSAHRLYNWAQTRSA; from the coding sequence GTGCTGCTGCCGACCTCGGCCCTCGCCGCGGAACCGGAGTCCATAACGACGCATTCCGGCGCCACAACCGAACAAGAACGCAGCCGGATCGATACCTACTGGACCCCCACACGGATGAAGCTGGCAGGCGCTTTGGTCCCCGAGATCACCCCCGTGCCCGAGGACGACAACACGCCTGACGATCCGCACCCGCTTCCCGCGAACACGCTGGATCCCGGGGCCACATGGACGCACGGCGGAGCGGTGAACAAGAGCGTCGGCCGTCTCTTCTTCACCTTCTCCGACGGCTACGACGGCAGTTGCACCGCAACCGTCGTCAACAGCGCGAACCGCAGCACCATCATCACGGCGGCGCACTGTCTGAGGGGCGTCGGGGCTCCCGCTGCCGACGGCACATGGAACCGCAACCTCTATTTCGTGCCCGGTTACCGCAACGGAACGAAGCCGCTCGGCGGTTTCAGCATCAAGAACATGGCCACCTCTTCCCGTTGGGACGCCGATCCGAGCAAGACGACCTCGGACGATGTCGCTGTCGCCGGCCACGACACGGGAATCCTCGTAGCAAACCCTTCAGCCGGGGGTCGACGGATCGCGGACGTCACAGGAAGCCAGAAGATCGCGTTCACCAAGCCTGCCAAGGACGAGTTCATCCACACCTTCGGGTACCCGAAAGACCGACTCAACGACCCCAGCGCCACATACACCGGATCCCGCATGATCCATTGCGCCGGACCGGCTCAGCCCGGCCCCAAAGCCCCCCTTCTGTGGGGTGAGCCCTGCGACATGTCACACGGGGCGAGCGGTGGCCCCCACCTCGCACAGTTCGACACCCAGAGCGGCACCGGCACCGTCGTCGGTGTCACCACCACCAGCGACGAACTCGCGGGCGGGCAGGCCAATACGCTCTACGCCACACGCCTTGGCGACAGTGCCCACCGCCTCTACAACTGGGCGCAGACACGCTCGGCCTGA
- a CDS encoding helix-turn-helix transcriptional regulator: MNRTARLYALVEELRAAAPRPLTVAALATRFHVSTRTVQRDLQTLMETGVPVRSIPWRGGGWSIDPEMTLPPIHLTADEASALTAALAATDASTPYADAARTAAQKITASLTGPASAAAQQLAARIVTLPARTDSTIRTAVEQALANNMVLRLSYTDAAGHESNRVVEPAGLLTADGRWYLIAWCRTRRAGRGFRLDRIAAAAPTGEQAQPHDLTELLLGSAAASAVRPTALAPLTPRP, from the coding sequence ATGAACCGAACTGCCCGGCTGTACGCGCTGGTGGAAGAGTTGCGCGCGGCGGCGCCGCGACCGTTGACGGTCGCGGCGCTCGCCACGCGGTTCCACGTCAGCACACGCACGGTGCAGCGTGACCTGCAAACCCTGATGGAGACCGGTGTCCCGGTGCGCTCCATACCCTGGCGGGGCGGCGGCTGGTCGATCGACCCGGAGATGACCCTGCCCCCGATCCACCTCACCGCCGACGAGGCCTCGGCGCTGACCGCCGCGCTCGCCGCGACCGACGCTTCCACCCCCTACGCCGACGCGGCCCGCACCGCGGCCCAGAAGATCACAGCCTCGTTGACCGGCCCCGCCTCGGCGGCGGCCCAACAACTCGCCGCACGGATCGTTACCCTGCCCGCACGAACCGACTCCACCATCCGTACCGCGGTGGAGCAGGCCCTCGCCAACAACATGGTGCTACGGCTGTCCTACACCGACGCGGCAGGACACGAGAGCAACCGTGTCGTGGAGCCGGCCGGACTGCTCACCGCCGACGGCCGCTGGTACCTCATCGCCTGGTGCCGCACCCGCCGGGCCGGCCGGGGCTTCCGGCTGGACCGGATCGCGGCAGCGGCTCCCACCGGTGAACAAGCCCAACCCCATGACCTGACCGAACTACTACTCGGCTCGGCCGCCGCCAGTGCGGTGCGACCCACCGCACTGGCCCCGCTCACACCCCGACCATGA